The Dendropsophus ebraccatus isolate aDenEbr1 chromosome 10, aDenEbr1.pat, whole genome shotgun sequence genome has a segment encoding these proteins:
- the LOC138765776 gene encoding bone morphogenetic protein 15-like, with protein sequence MNGLGAISSSHSLPLIRTLMDHGPLKSGMAAKQDLSMQHLRFMLQLYKRSADGDGRPKASRPVGAAVRLVRPVSQAPYIMEKKWRIQNLKFILHNLKKEELVKATVMYPRTMYFGDSSYICKVEPLPNADLFSKTRVPPGNWVWAETDITSHIRSLPEDANQSLHVQLLCRSIGKRTRSLAVSASHIPFLLIYFNPKVHNPSTEKILTTDSGKAVPRELRRKPRQVGTFGIKLPKISNQSEQLKNHCSLRPFWVSFHQLGWDHWIIAPHRYNPGYCKGDCPRLLHAGYNSPNHAIIQNFINQVIDGNIPRPSCVPYSYGPISVLMIEPGGNILFKEYENMIAESCTCR encoded by the exons ATGAATGGATTAGGTGCGATTAGCAGCTCTCATTCTCTGCCATTAATTCGCACCTTGATGGACCATGGGCCTTTGAAGTCTGGCATGGCAGCCAAACAGGACCTGAGTATGCAGCACCTACGCTTTATGCTACAATTGTACAAGAGGTCAGCGGATGGAGATGGAAGACCCAAAGCAAGTAGGCCAGTTGGAGCTGCGGTGAGACTTGTAAGGCCTGTCAGTCAAGCACCTTATATTATGG aaaagaaATGGAGGATACAAAATCTTAAATTTATCCTACATAACCTAAAAAAGGAGGAGCTGGTAAAGGCAACGGTGATGTATCCCCGAACAATGTATTTTGGGGACAGTTCTTACATATGTAAGGTGGAGCCTCTGCCGAATGCTGATCTCTTCTCCAAGACAAGAGTTCCACCTGGAAATTGGGTGTGGGCTGAGACCGATATCACTTCCCACATCAGATCTCTACCGGAGGATGCAAACCAAAGTTTACATGTCCAACTCCTCTGCCGGAGTATTGGGAAACGCACAAGATCGCTGGCTGTTTCAGCCTCCCATATCCCTTTCTTACTCATCTACTTCAACCCTAAAGTCCATAATCCGTCCACTGAGAAGATTTTAACTACAGATTCAGGAAAGGCTGTGCCACGTGAGTTGAGGAGGAAACCACGGCAAGTAGGGACTTTTGGCATTAAGCTTCCGAAAATTTCCAACCAAAGCGAACAACTCAAGAATCATTGCTCCCTGCGTCCATTCTGGGTTAGTTTTCATCAACTGGGATGGGATCACTGGATTATTGCCCCACACAGGTACAACCCTGGCTACTGCAAGGGAGATTGCCCCAGACTTCTGCATGCAGGGTATAATTCACCCAACCATGCCATTATTCAGAACTTTATAAACCAGGTGATTGATGGAAACATCCCACGTCCTTCTTGTGTCCCTTACTCCTATGGTCCAATCAGTGTCCTTATGATTGAACCGGGAGGAAATATCCTGTTTAAAGAATATGAAAATATGATTGCCGAATCGTGCACCTGTCGGTAA